One genomic window of Moorella glycerini includes the following:
- a CDS encoding spore coat protein encodes MAAQYGAHEVMEIHEVLSDTIDGINQFQLYRPHVKDHQLRSILDKQLQFMTQEYNNMVQAINQRGITQAVPYRVPRTATPVYGLNNPETQMPNTSIHDMDDRDVASGMLGCHKASAAFRMMASLECADLELRRMIQQGAINCAEQAYEVWQYMNQKGYYQVPTMKDVTTSTMINTYSPAGIGQIRQYQ; translated from the coding sequence ATGGCGGCCCAGTACGGCGCCCATGAAGTAATGGAAATCCATGAAGTTTTGAGCGACACTATCGATGGGATCAATCAATTCCAGTTGTACCGCCCCCACGTCAAAGACCACCAGCTCCGTTCTATCCTGGACAAACAGCTGCAATTTATGACCCAGGAGTACAATAACATGGTTCAAGCCATCAACCAGCGCGGTATCACCCAGGCGGTGCCTTACCGCGTACCCCGAACGGCTACCCCGGTTTACGGCTTAAATAACCCGGAAACCCAAATGCCGAATACCTCTATTCACGACATGGATGACCGGGATGTAGCCAGCGGCATGCTGGGATGCCATAAGGCTTCAGCAGCCTTTAGAATGATGGCTTCCTTAGAATGTGCTGACCTGGAACTGCGGCGCATGATCCAGCAGGGGGCCATTAACTGCGCCGAGCAGGCTTATGAAGTATGGCAGTACATGAATCAAAAAGGCTATTACCAGGTACCGACCATGAAGGACGTAACGACAAGCACCATGATTAATACTTACAGCCCGGCCGGTATAGGCCAGATAAGGCAGTATCAGTAA
- a CDS encoding response regulator transcription factor translates to MDKKKILIIEDEEKIATMIQQYLLKEQFAVLIAADGVMGLKKARQEKPDLIILDLMLPGLSGLDVCREIRKESQVPIIMLTAKAEEIDKLLGLELGADDYITKPFSLAELAARIRAVLRRTGGQEQPKNTVQTRGDLTIDFSGLQVYKKGQPLNLTPTEFNLLSVLFQHPGRVYSRLQLLDAALGEAYQGYERSIDTHISNLRRKIEDDPANPRYILTVYGVGYKFGEG, encoded by the coding sequence ATGGATAAAAAGAAAATTTTAATCATCGAAGATGAAGAAAAAATAGCCACTATGATCCAGCAATATTTACTTAAGGAACAGTTTGCAGTCTTAATAGCTGCTGATGGAGTCATGGGGCTAAAAAAAGCGCGCCAGGAAAAGCCCGACCTGATTATTTTAGATTTAATGCTGCCGGGCTTGAGCGGTCTCGATGTCTGCCGGGAAATCAGGAAGGAAAGCCAGGTCCCTATCATCATGCTCACGGCTAAAGCTGAGGAAATAGACAAACTTTTAGGACTGGAGCTGGGAGCCGACGATTACATCACCAAGCCCTTCAGTTTAGCCGAGCTGGCGGCGCGTATCCGGGCCGTCTTGCGCCGTACCGGTGGCCAGGAACAGCCCAAAAATACGGTGCAGACCAGGGGCGATTTGACCATAGATTTTAGTGGCCTCCAGGTATACAAAAAGGGACAGCCCCTGAACCTTACTCCGACGGAATTTAATCTTTTATCTGTTTTGTTCCAGCATCCGGGCCGGGTGTACAGCCGGCTGCAGCTCCTGGATGCGGCCCTGGGCGAAGCATACCAGGGATATGAAAGGTCCATTGACACCCATATCAGCAACCTGCGCCGTAAAATCGAAGACGACCCGGCCAATCCGCGCTACATTCTCACCGTTTACGGTGTGGGGTATAAATTTGGCGAAGGATAG
- the murJ gene encoding murein biosynthesis integral membrane protein MurJ yields MAEQGTMGLARSVAIMSLAAGVSRILGFLRNTAISALFGQNQLTDMLNTSFVIPDTIYLILVGGGVSSAFIPVLASYLAEENEDAVWQTVSIAFNLVLTLVGVAVILGMIWAPWLVHLIAPGFEAEQVAYTAYLTRIVLLAILFHCLNGVLMGTEYAYQSFIGTAIGPLVYNAAIIVFGLALAGKYSIAAFAISTLIGAALNFLVQVWGVWHLKPRYRLVLDLKNPGIRRIFKLMLPVTIGLSIAQLNLFFNQTFIASYLPRGSINALTISSRVVLVPILFASSMGIALLPALTRIAMEGDYSSFTRYLAGSLRAVVFISIPATVGLIALGQPVVRVLFQHGRFTSADTLATTEALVFYSLGITAYGAYEILSRAFYATQDTVTPLKIGLVTLAAGTALNFTLGPAFGIRGLALAYSLAGCVNVALLLYYLRRKVQTSLEGRRLLQTAMKSLLAALVMGLLLTLAAGHLLLPVTWPRLVREGLELALLITLGILSYGGLTWLLRMEELAMFLNILSRRLHRSRAATG; encoded by the coding sequence GTGGCAGAACAAGGGACAATGGGACTGGCCCGCTCAGTAGCTATCATGAGCCTGGCTGCCGGCGTGTCACGGATTCTTGGTTTTTTACGCAATACAGCTATTTCCGCCCTGTTTGGCCAGAACCAGCTGACCGACATGCTCAATACCTCCTTTGTTATCCCGGATACCATCTATTTAATTCTGGTGGGCGGCGGGGTTAGCTCGGCCTTTATCCCGGTACTGGCCAGTTACCTGGCGGAAGAGAATGAAGATGCCGTCTGGCAAACAGTAAGCATTGCCTTTAATCTGGTCCTGACCCTGGTAGGAGTAGCCGTAATCCTGGGGATGATCTGGGCTCCCTGGCTGGTACACCTGATAGCCCCGGGCTTTGAGGCTGAGCAAGTAGCTTATACCGCCTATCTGACCCGGATTGTCCTCCTGGCCATCCTTTTTCACTGCCTGAATGGGGTCTTAATGGGGACAGAGTACGCCTACCAGTCCTTTATAGGGACGGCCATTGGCCCCCTGGTATATAACGCTGCCATTATCGTTTTTGGCCTCGCCCTGGCCGGTAAATACAGCATCGCCGCCTTTGCCATTTCTACCCTGATTGGCGCGGCCCTGAATTTCCTGGTGCAGGTCTGGGGGGTATGGCACCTTAAGCCCCGCTACCGGCTGGTCCTGGACCTTAAGAACCCAGGCATCCGTAGGATTTTTAAACTAATGCTGCCGGTAACCATTGGCCTTTCCATTGCCCAGTTAAACCTTTTCTTTAACCAGACTTTCATTGCCTCCTACCTGCCCCGGGGTTCCATTAATGCCCTGACCATCTCCAGCCGGGTGGTGCTGGTGCCCATCCTCTTCGCCTCATCCATGGGGATTGCCCTTCTGCCGGCCCTGACCCGTATTGCCATGGAGGGGGATTATAGTTCCTTTACCCGTTACCTGGCGGGCTCTTTAAGGGCCGTGGTCTTCATCTCCATCCCGGCCACGGTAGGTCTAATTGCCCTGGGGCAACCGGTGGTCAGGGTCCTCTTCCAGCATGGCCGCTTTACCAGTGCCGACACCCTGGCCACTACCGAAGCCCTGGTCTTTTATTCCCTGGGGATAACGGCCTATGGTGCCTATGAGATCTTGAGCCGGGCCTTCTATGCCACCCAGGATACGGTAACCCCCCTGAAGATTGGCCTGGTTACCCTGGCAGCAGGTACCGCCTTGAACTTTACCCTGGGACCGGCCTTTGGTATCCGCGGCCTGGCCCTGGCCTACTCCCTGGCCGGTTGCGTCAACGTCGCCCTGCTGCTCTATTACCTGCGGCGCAAGGTGCAAACCTCCCTGGAAGGTCGCCGGTTGCTGCAAACTGCTATGAAAAGTCTCCTGGCAGCTCTGGTCATGGGCCTTCTCCTGACCCTGGCAGCCGGCCATCTTTTGCTACCGGTAACCTGGCCCCGCCTGGTACGGGAGGGACTGGAACTGGCCCTGCTGATTACCCTGGGGATTTTAAGTTACGGCGGCCTGACGTGGTTGTTGCGCATGGAGGAACTGGCCATGTTTCTAAATATCCTCAGCCGCCGCCTGCACCGTTCCCGGGCCGCAACGGGCTAG
- a CDS encoding sensor histidine kinase, whose product MSGLKLRTRLTLAFIMVVLLAVATLAVAVGWATRTFFHGYLDEVAWKRQQVWADFFTAYYRDRGDWTGVQELFNTPWHGGRGQGMVRGQGMGRGQGLGWGRTGLERVILADSSSLVVADTYGLRLGERLSEQELAQGTAIIVNGQRVGTLWLTTTTPPGVLSQEDLFTRSVTVAIILAGIAVLILAGLAGFFLARRIAGPLSKLTKAVHRLDAGGWEQRLVLTGDEEIVQLVTAFNDMAARLEKYEAMRRNLVADVAHELRTPLTVLRGQLESLQAGALEAKPEVIMSLHDEILRLSRLVHDLQELSLAEAKKLPLHQETFNLVEAVQKVLNFFQVEAEGKNITLTLNAEGQEIQVKGDRDRLTQVLINLLGNALRYTPPQGQVGVTIKEKSGEVSVSVADTGPGIAAADLPYVFERFYRPDKSRSRAQGGAGLGLAIAKGFVEAHGGRIWVESQPGQGTRFTFTIPVTRHIIPS is encoded by the coding sequence GTGAGCGGGTTGAAACTCAGGACCAGGTTAACCCTGGCCTTTATCATGGTAGTTCTCCTGGCGGTAGCGACCCTGGCGGTTGCCGTAGGCTGGGCCACCAGGACTTTCTTTCATGGGTACCTGGATGAGGTAGCCTGGAAACGCCAGCAGGTGTGGGCCGATTTTTTTACCGCTTATTACCGCGACAGAGGGGACTGGACCGGGGTCCAGGAGCTTTTTAATACCCCATGGCACGGCGGCCGGGGCCAGGGCATGGTCCGGGGGCAGGGTATGGGGCGGGGGCAGGGGTTGGGCTGGGGTCGGACCGGTTTAGAAAGGGTGATCCTGGCCGATAGCAGTAGCCTTGTTGTTGCTGATACTTATGGGCTCAGGTTAGGTGAAAGACTGTCCGAACAGGAATTGGCGCAGGGTACAGCGATTATCGTTAATGGCCAGAGGGTGGGTACCCTGTGGTTGACTACTACAACCCCACCGGGTGTCCTGTCCCAGGAAGACCTTTTTACCCGCTCCGTTACCGTGGCGATCATCCTGGCAGGTATAGCGGTATTAATCCTGGCCGGCCTGGCAGGCTTTTTCCTGGCCCGGCGGATAGCCGGGCCCTTGAGCAAACTTACAAAGGCAGTCCACAGGCTGGATGCCGGCGGCTGGGAACAGCGCCTGGTCCTAACCGGCGATGAAGAAATCGTCCAGCTGGTGACAGCCTTTAACGACATGGCTGCCCGGCTGGAAAAATATGAGGCCATGCGCCGCAACCTGGTTGCTGATGTGGCCCATGAACTGCGCACACCTCTAACCGTCCTGCGGGGTCAACTGGAATCCCTCCAGGCAGGAGCCCTGGAGGCAAAGCCGGAAGTAATAATGTCCTTGCATGATGAGATCCTGCGCCTCTCCCGGCTGGTTCATGATTTACAGGAACTGAGCCTGGCCGAAGCGAAAAAACTACCCCTGCACCAGGAAACTTTCAACCTGGTTGAGGCAGTGCAGAAGGTGTTGAATTTCTTCCAGGTTGAAGCTGAAGGTAAAAATATTACTCTAACCCTTAATGCTGAGGGACAGGAAATACAGGTAAAAGGGGACAGGGACCGCCTTACCCAGGTCTTAATTAACCTCCTGGGCAATGCCCTGCGTTATACGCCCCCGCAGGGCCAGGTAGGGGTAACCATCAAGGAGAAGTCCGGCGAAGTTAGCGTTTCAGTGGCTGATACCGGCCCGGGGATCGCAGCTGCCGATCTCCCCTATGTCTTTGAAAGGTTTTACCGGCCCGATAAGTCCCGGAGCAGGGCCCAGGGGGGAGCGGGGCTGGGCCTGGCCATTGCCAAAGGTTTCGTTGAAGCCCATGGGGGTAGAATCTGGGTCGAAAGCCAGCCTGGCCAGGGTACCAGGTTTACCTTTACCATTCCGGTTACCCGCCATATTATTCCTTCATAA
- the mtnA gene encoding S-methyl-5-thioribose-1-phosphate isomerase has product MTQLVNALVQELRERELLLPIWGEGEKVVLLDQTRLPFKTVYLEIYTVVELCTAIKDMTIRGSGALGLAGAWGAYLASLKNDNLEAFQRDLAALKATRPTAVNLAKTVDEIGTDLDPRQFKEQVVQRLIDIVHRQLNFELALGEAGAALIHDGDTIMTHCHSGALAGAGYGGRALSVIRRAWEQGKKISVLVNETRPYLQGARITAWELKRLGIPFTLITDNMSGFCLEKGMVNLVVVGSDRVARNGDLANKIGTYLHALAAYDNNVPFYTATSSHTIDLNTPSGDTIPVEMRPAEEVLTLAGQPIAEPGTKALYPAFDITPHRLITGIITEKGVIYPPFEKNLVEIFG; this is encoded by the coding sequence ATGACGCAACTGGTAAATGCGCTGGTACAAGAATTAAGAGAGCGAGAATTACTTCTTCCTATCTGGGGTGAAGGTGAAAAGGTCGTTTTACTTGACCAGACCCGGTTACCCTTTAAGACAGTTTACCTTGAAATTTATACCGTAGTAGAGCTATGCACGGCAATTAAAGATATGACCATTCGTGGTTCCGGGGCCCTAGGGCTTGCCGGTGCCTGGGGAGCCTATCTGGCCAGCTTAAAGAACGACAACCTGGAAGCCTTCCAAAGGGACCTGGCTGCCCTTAAAGCTACCCGGCCAACGGCAGTTAACCTGGCCAAAACCGTGGATGAAATCGGGACCGATCTAGATCCCCGGCAATTTAAAGAACAGGTGGTACAGCGGTTGATAGATATCGTCCACCGGCAGTTGAATTTTGAACTGGCCCTGGGTGAGGCCGGTGCAGCCTTAATCCACGACGGGGATACCATTATGACCCATTGCCACTCCGGCGCCCTGGCCGGAGCCGGTTACGGCGGACGGGCGTTATCTGTTATCAGGCGCGCCTGGGAACAGGGCAAAAAAATCAGCGTCCTGGTCAATGAAACCCGCCCCTACCTGCAGGGGGCGCGTATTACGGCCTGGGAGCTCAAACGCCTGGGTATTCCCTTTACCTTGATTACCGACAACATGTCGGGCTTTTGCCTGGAAAAGGGTATGGTTAATTTGGTGGTGGTAGGTTCGGACCGGGTGGCCCGTAACGGCGATCTGGCCAATAAAATCGGAACGTACCTTCACGCTTTGGCGGCTTACGACAACAACGTGCCCTTTTATACGGCTACCTCAAGCCATACCATTGATTTGAATACACCCAGCGGCGATACTATTCCGGTAGAGATGCGGCCTGCCGAAGAAGTGTTAACTCTAGCGGGACAGCCCATTGCAGAACCTGGTACCAAAGCCCTCTATCCTGCTTTCGATATTACGCCCCATCGCTTGATTACCGGTATCATTACGGAAAAGGGTGTAATCTACCCGCCTTTTGAAAAGAATTTGGTGGAAATATTTGGGTAA
- a CDS encoding Mur ligase family protein has translation MFRTFLAIWTGRLVALVSRWLKRGGTSLPGYLALKIDPQLMGRITSRYEKVIIVTGTNGKTTTTNLLASILRAAGLKVVHNSEGANMPAGVATALLARRGEVAVLEVDEGTLGLVTRQVKADMVIITNLLRDQLDRYHELEQLAAAISRALAAIPAATLMLNADDSLVTSLSQVRENVHYFGLARTPWSQATTSEVLEGHICPRCRRPLQFNFYHYSHLGNYYCPQCSYSRPPADYEARELELSSAGARFDLVYPAGKLVLRTPMPGIYNVYNVLAAASAALLLKIDPVTIAWVVATFLPGQGRAETFSLRDKRLTLMLVKNPTGLSVALKTLTAGRGKATYLLAINDLAADGRDVSWLWDADVSPLLQAPYNRIICAGLRAGDMAICLKYQGVKEADLKVIPDQEESVDFLLGEPVDEGLILCTYTNLALYRRILKARGAVSEVTPLPSLSGTP, from the coding sequence ATGTTCCGCACTTTCCTGGCTATCTGGACTGGTCGGCTGGTTGCCCTGGTATCCCGCTGGTTGAAGCGAGGGGGTACCTCCCTGCCGGGCTATCTAGCCTTGAAGATTGACCCGCAGTTAATGGGCCGTATAACATCCAGGTATGAAAAAGTTATTATCGTTACCGGGACCAACGGCAAAACGACGACCACCAACCTCCTGGCGAGTATTTTACGGGCCGCCGGGTTAAAGGTGGTTCATAATAGCGAGGGGGCCAATATGCCAGCCGGCGTGGCCACGGCCCTCCTTGCCCGGCGGGGGGAAGTTGCTGTCCTGGAAGTAGATGAAGGCACCCTGGGCCTGGTTACCCGGCAGGTCAAGGCCGATATGGTGATTATTACGAATTTATTGCGGGATCAGCTGGACCGCTACCATGAGCTGGAACAGCTGGCAGCGGCCATCAGCCGCGCCCTGGCAGCCATCCCGGCGGCTACCCTGATGCTCAACGCCGATGATTCCCTGGTAACCTCTTTAAGCCAGGTAAGGGAGAATGTCCATTATTTTGGCCTGGCCCGGACCCCCTGGAGCCAGGCGACAACCAGTGAAGTCCTGGAGGGCCATATCTGTCCCCGCTGCCGCCGGCCCCTCCAGTTTAATTTCTACCATTACAGCCACCTGGGGAATTATTACTGCCCGCAGTGTTCCTACAGCCGCCCCCCGGCCGATTATGAAGCCCGGGAATTAGAGCTAAGTTCCGCGGGCGCCCGGTTTGACCTGGTTTACCCGGCCGGAAAACTGGTCCTCCGGACCCCTATGCCGGGGATTTATAATGTCTATAATGTCCTGGCCGCTGCCAGTGCCGCCCTGCTATTAAAGATTGACCCGGTAACCATTGCCTGGGTGGTGGCGACCTTCCTCCCGGGCCAGGGCCGGGCTGAAACTTTTAGCCTCAGGGATAAACGATTGACCCTGATGTTAGTAAAAAATCCTACCGGCTTGAGCGTGGCCTTAAAAACCCTGACTGCCGGCCGCGGGAAAGCGACTTATCTCCTGGCCATCAATGACCTGGCCGCCGACGGCCGCGACGTCTCCTGGCTGTGGGATGCCGATGTCAGTCCCTTGTTACAGGCTCCTTACAACCGGATTATCTGCGCCGGCCTCCGGGCCGGCGATATGGCCATTTGTCTCAAATACCAGGGGGTAAAAGAGGCGGACCTGAAGGTTATCCCCGACCAGGAAGAAAGCGTCGACTTTTTACTGGGAGAACCAGTCGACGAAGGCCTGATTCTCTGTACCTATACCAACCTGGCCCTTTACCGCCGCATCCTGAAAGCAAGGGGGGCTGTCAGTGAAGTTACGCCTCTGCCATCTCTATCCGGAACTCCTTAA
- a CDS encoding type 1 glutamine amidotransferase: MKLRLCHLYPELLNLYGDRGNVLILRRRAEWRGIEVEVTRISLGDKLDPKDYDLFFLGGGPDQEQGVASADLVAKGPWLKEAVEAGAALMAICGGYQLLGEYYRTSTGETLPGVGLFAAYTEAGNKRLKGNIAIQVEELGTDRPVIGFENHGGRTFLKGARPLGRVIYGDGNNGTDQTEGARYRNAIGTYLHGPLLSKNPHLADYLLRLALQRRYGEVELPPLDDTLELAVNQSVYQRFLPKKGKW, from the coding sequence GTGAAGTTACGCCTCTGCCATCTCTATCCGGAACTCCTTAACCTCTACGGCGACCGGGGTAATGTCTTAATCCTTCGCCGCCGGGCCGAGTGGCGGGGTATTGAGGTGGAAGTGACCCGGATCTCCCTGGGGGATAAGCTGGACCCGAAGGACTATGACCTTTTCTTCCTGGGTGGCGGACCCGACCAGGAGCAGGGGGTGGCCAGTGCCGATTTAGTTGCTAAAGGTCCCTGGCTCAAAGAGGCGGTAGAAGCAGGCGCCGCCCTGATGGCCATCTGCGGCGGCTACCAGCTCCTCGGCGAGTATTACCGCACCAGTACAGGGGAAACATTACCCGGCGTAGGCCTTTTTGCTGCCTATACCGAAGCCGGGAACAAGCGCTTGAAGGGTAATATTGCCATCCAGGTGGAGGAGTTAGGTACGGACCGGCCGGTGATTGGTTTTGAAAACCACGGCGGCCGCACTTTCCTGAAGGGAGCCCGGCCCCTGGGCCGGGTAATTTACGGCGATGGCAACAACGGCACCGACCAGACGGAGGGAGCCCGGTACCGGAACGCCATCGGCACCTACCTCCACGGCCCTTTATTGAGTAAGAACCCGCACCTGGCCGATTATCTCCTCCGGCTGGCCCTGCAGCGTCGTTATGGCGAAGTAGAACTGCCACCTCTGGACGATACTTTGGAGCTGGCTGTCAATCAATCAGTTTACCAGCGCTTCTTGCCCAAAAAAGGCAAATGGTAA
- a CDS encoding IS1634 family transposase has product MFPRIITTRRGGHTYHYLVLVESYREKGKVKQRQVGHLGNIDQYSQEEIQRLINKLREFLKEDELGTVKDLQTFGTKHYGIPYVVNFFWERLDLDAFFKNYLQNRQVEMDVALCTKIMILNRLIAPKSKLGVSQWLRQIYLPELEEKQPELHHFYRTLDVLEEMKDYLERHLYNRLTDLLSYQLNLVFYDLTSSYFEGTHCPLARFGYSRDHRPDCRQINIGLLVTPEGMPIAHQVFEGNIPDKVTVAGAIEQLKQKFAIKSCIFVGDRGMLTSHNLEELKEANFRYILGFHKRGREVSDELLARYQNLEEYQLIDGDNPLFYVEVPPEQVQAPPKENLVEGEEEEKENFEPPVRYILCHNPLKAQEDYEFRVKAIEEARIKLQELKDRLARETPRRGRKPTTKGVMLKAAAILNKKGLAPIFDITYDGKSFNFEINEPALAKEALRDGKFLIQTNADLPAEEVIAAYKNLLQVETAFRHIKDFIRLRPIYHYNESRVKGHIFICVLAYLFEKWLEVIHRRYIEDEIFKAKQIPDPESQERELRRWKVAHKSGRRILELLEEIKAVDQQFLDKRIYSITQPGQSQSELLKILGLPLPPKILTFR; this is encoded by the coding sequence TTGTTCCCCCGTATTATCACTACCAGGCGCGGCGGCCATACCTACCATTATCTGGTCCTGGTAGAATCCTACCGGGAAAAAGGCAAGGTAAAACAGCGCCAGGTTGGGCATTTAGGCAACATCGACCAGTATTCCCAGGAAGAGATACAGCGGCTTATTAATAAACTGCGGGAATTCCTTAAGGAAGATGAGCTGGGCACTGTTAAGGACCTCCAGACCTTCGGCACCAAGCATTATGGTATCCCCTATGTGGTGAATTTTTTCTGGGAGCGACTGGACCTGGACGCCTTCTTTAAAAACTATCTCCAAAATCGTCAAGTAGAGATGGATGTGGCCTTATGCACCAAGATTATGATTTTAAACCGCCTCATCGCTCCTAAAAGCAAGCTTGGAGTATCCCAATGGTTAAGGCAAATTTACCTGCCGGAACTGGAAGAGAAACAGCCTGAGTTGCATCATTTTTACCGTACTCTTGACGTCCTGGAAGAAATGAAGGATTATCTGGAACGCCACTTGTACAACCGGCTTACGGATCTCTTGAGTTATCAGCTTAACCTGGTGTTTTACGACTTGACCAGCAGCTACTTTGAAGGTACCCATTGCCCCCTGGCCAGGTTCGGTTATTCCCGCGACCACCGGCCGGACTGCCGGCAAATTAATATTGGCCTCCTGGTGACTCCGGAAGGCATGCCTATTGCCCACCAGGTATTTGAAGGTAATATACCTGATAAAGTAACCGTGGCTGGCGCCATCGAACAACTTAAGCAAAAGTTTGCCATCAAGAGCTGTATTTTCGTGGGCGACCGGGGTATGCTGACCAGTCATAATTTAGAAGAACTCAAGGAGGCTAACTTCCGTTATATCCTGGGCTTTCATAAACGCGGCCGGGAAGTGAGCGATGAACTACTGGCCAGGTACCAAAACCTCGAAGAATACCAGCTAATAGACGGCGATAACCCCCTCTTTTATGTGGAAGTACCACCAGAGCAGGTACAGGCTCCCCCTAAAGAAAACTTGGTAGAGGGAGAAGAGGAAGAAAAGGAAAACTTCGAGCCTCCGGTTCGCTATATCCTTTGCCACAATCCTCTCAAAGCCCAAGAGGATTATGAATTTCGGGTCAAAGCGATAGAAGAAGCCAGGATAAAATTGCAAGAGCTGAAAGACAGGCTGGCCCGGGAAACCCCGCGGCGGGGGCGCAAGCCTACCACAAAAGGAGTCATGCTTAAAGCAGCTGCTATCCTTAACAAGAAGGGCCTTGCTCCAATTTTTGATATTACTTATGACGGCAAGTCTTTCAACTTTGAAATTAATGAGCCGGCTCTGGCTAAAGAGGCTTTGCGGGACGGCAAATTTTTAATCCAGACTAATGCTGACCTGCCAGCTGAGGAGGTAATTGCCGCCTATAAAAACCTGCTCCAGGTAGAAACCGCCTTTCGCCATATCAAGGACTTCATTCGCTTGAGGCCTATCTACCACTACAACGAAAGTCGGGTTAAGGGACACATCTTTATATGTGTGCTGGCTTATCTCTTTGAAAAATGGCTGGAGGTGATACATCGCCGATATATTGAAGATGAGATTTTTAAGGCGAAACAAATCCCTGATCCTGAAAGTCAAGAAAGAGAGTTACGCCGCTGGAAGGTTGCCCATAAAAGCGGCCGCCGTATCCTGGAATTATTAGAAGAGATAAAGGCTGTTGACCAGCAGTTTCTTGATAAGCGGATTTATAGTATCACCCAGCCCGGACAAAGCCAGAGTGAATTGTTAAAAATTTTGGGCCTTCCACTTCCACCTAAAATTTTAACCTTCAGGTAG